The region atacatttatgtgagtatatacataatttcttttcttttcttttttttggcataaATCATTATAAATCTATGCTTCTAAACAAGTTAAGGTTCCTTTGGAAAGGGCATAATTGATGGCATGAGGGGACTTCTGTTATTCATTTGGTAGCTTtctcaacattttttctttttatccccaACGACAGGACAGAGTTTCTTGATGGAAAGACTGATAGAAAGACTGATAAACAAAAGAGGGGGAAAAGAACCTCTGGCAGTGGAGGGGGAAGCcttctttctctactttttgaattttctttctttttgttttcttttttttttttatagagacagagtttcactttatcgccctcagtggagtgccgtggcgtcacacagctcacagcaacctccaactcctgggcctaggcgattctcctgcctcagcctcccgagtagctgggactacaggtgcccgccacaacgcccgactatttttttgttgcagtttggccgtggctgggtttgaacccgccactctcagtatatggggccggcaccctgctcactgagccacaggcgccaccctcttttttttttttttttcttttttgagacggagtctcactttacctggtcacccttggtacagggctgtggtgtcttagctaacagcaatctcaaactcttgggttcaagtgattatcttatctcaccctcccaagtagctgggactacaggtgcccatcacaacgcccagctatttttttagagacggggtcttgatctggctcaggctggtctccaacctgtgagctcaggcaatctacctgcctcagcctcccaagtaagaattttctaatatttgaaCATTATACTCTATTTCTCTTTAATGTTCATAGAGGGTTACCTACTTTCTGCTTTCTTTATATCTCTGTGTAGTAAAAATCCAATGTaagttaggttaaaaaaaaaataccaagtatATTAACAGGAcagtattaagtgaaaaaaaatgtaagttgcAGAACAATTATGTTTTTTGCCATGTAAGATAATACATTCACACGTACTGGAGATTACAGCATGCATATCCCTTGATAGTTTATGATTTGGCCTACCATATTATTCTGCTTTTCTACTTTGTTAGAAATAATTAAGGGGAGCTGCCGGCGAGCACCGTTAGGGCTGCCTGGCTCGCGGCGCCCGCCCGGCGCCCCTGGCAGGGGTGACTTGCGTCCCCCTACCTCCCAGGCCTCGCCCACGGACAGGTGTCAGCGCGGCTCTCAAGCGGCTGAGAGACGTTGAGCCCGAACGAGGCAAGGACGGTTTGCCAGAAGTCTTATAGCTGATCACCTAGGAAGAGAAGTTCTAAAGCaataagaagaaagcatttcaatTTGGGACACTTACTGCAGCTGGAAATGGGGAATGGACTGTCAGACCAGACTTCTATCCTGTCCAGCTTACCTTCATTTCAGTCCTTCCACATTGTTATTTTGGGTTTGGACTGTGCTGGAAAGACAACTGTTTTATACAGGCTGCAGTTCAATGAATTTGTAAATACTGTACCTACCAAAGGATTTAACACTGAGAAAATTAAGGTAACCTTAGGAAATTCTAAAACAGTCACTTTTCACTTCTGGGATGTAGGTGGTCAGGAGAAATTAAGGCCACTGTGGAAGTCATATACCAGATGCACAGATGGCATTGTGTTTGTTGTGGACTCTGTTGATGTCGAGAGGATGGAAGAAGCCAAAACTGAACTTCATAAAATAACTAGGATATCAGAAAATCAGGGAGTCCCTGTACTTATAGTTGCTAACAAACAAGACTTGAGAAACTCGTTGTCTCTTTCAGAAATTGAGAAATTGTTAGCAATGGGTGAACTGAGTTCATCAACTCCTTGGCATTTGCAGCCTACCTGTGCAATCATAGGAGATGGACTAAAGGAAGGACTTGAGAAACTACATGATAtgataattaaaagaagaaaaatgttgcgacagcagaaaaagaaaagatgaatatcAGCCTTTTATATCTGTGGAGTAGGTTTTTTCTGGtttgattttgacaaattgaagaGTGTCTACAGTCTGGTTTGCCTGTCTGCCCTCCTGGATGCTATTAAAGCTTTGTTTTGTTGAACAATCAGATGCTcaactctgttgccttggggaaGATGAATAAACACAGTGCTTCTTAAAGTGGTCTTTTCTCCCTGACCTGCAAATCTTTTGGTACTACCATTTTGGGAAGCCAAGCAAGGATAATAAATTGACCAGAACACAGTTGTGGAAATTTGACCTGAAGTTAGTGAAATAAAACTTtggagagtaaaaaaaaaaaaaaaaaaaaagaaataattaaaaaaaaagagagagagaggaaaagatcTGGAGATACAAGTATGTGTTGAGATGTTAACAGTGCCCCTTCCTGGAGGGTAAGCTTATGAGGCACAttcaactttcattttttaaaaaattttatttatttatttatttgagacagagtctctctgtgtcaccctcggtagagtgctgtagcatcatagctcacagcaacctcagactcttaggcttaagcaattctctcgcctcagcctcccaagtagctgagactataggtgcccgccacaatgcctggctattttttgttgtagttgtcattgctgtttaactcacctgggctgggttcgaacccgccagccttggtgtatgtggctggtgctgtaaccactgtgctacgggcgccgagcctcaacttttattttttatattttaatcttatttaaaaaaattttttttgagacagagtctcactttattgccctcagtacagtgcaatggcatcatagctcacagcatcctcaaactcttaggcacaagcgattctcctgctcagcctcccaagtagttgggactgcaggagcctaccacaatgccaggctatttttagagccggggtatcgcttttgctcaggctggtctggaacccgtgaactaaggcaattcacccaccttgacctcccagagtgctactgtTACAGgaatgagtcactgcacctgacttatttaaatttttgtaataaGCACATTACAAAACAATGTGCttgttttgttatttcaaaaCAAGATAAAAGCCcagctcagcgcttgtagctcaagtggccagggcaccagtcacatgcacccGAGCTgcagggttggaatccagccgggcccaccaaacagtgacggctacaaccaaaaaatagctgggtgttgtggcgggtgcctgtagtcccagctacttgggaggctgagacaaaagaatcacttaagcccaagagttggaggttgctgtgagctgtgacaccatagcactctactcagggcgacagcttgagactctgtgtcaaaaaaaaaagataaaagcccCTCAAATATATAAAGAGTAAAGCAGTAATCAAAGATGGTGGGCTAGTAAAGGTACCAGAGAATTATAGAATTTTGATAAAATAAGGTACTTTTTCCTTATAAGGAAaaccttagttttatttttctagaaaggATATAAAAAATAAGATCTAGGCACAGTAGCAtacgcctctagtcccagctacttgggaagtggaggaagaaggATGCTTGAGCCTAGCCTTAGCAACACagtgagtgagactttgtctcttagaaaaaataaaaacaattaaaaataatttaatatattcttCCCCCTTAACCTATGACCAAATGTGATTTCTTGGctttcataaatgttttattGGCATTCTAGGAGAATAAAGTTTActtaaaatcttatttatttacttatttattttgggaccgtgtctcattatgtcacccttggtagagtgctgtagcatcacagctcacagtaacctcaaactactgaggcaagagaatccctccccaagtagctaggactacaggcgcccgccacaacacctggctattttcttgttgcagttgtcactgttgtttagctggcccaggtcaggttcgaacccaccagccccagggtatgtggctggtgccataaccactgtgctatgggcgctgagccagaaggtttacttaaaatctttttgtagatagctgggcattgtggcgggcgccggtagtcccagctactcgggaggctgaggcaagagaatcacttaagcccaggagttggaggttgctatgagctgtgtgaggccacggcactctaccgagggccataaagtgagactctgtctctacaaaaaaaaaaaaaaaatctttttgtagTAGGGAGCATGCAAAAAAGCTGGGTGATAAGTACATGGGGATTCATTAGAATACTGTACTACCAACTGTAGTGACATTGgaaaatttctataataaaaagtagcataaaaaaagagtaaaataatacatacatacacatgtttTTATAGTCAGTTTATCTGTTTAAAACGCTATATttcaggctgggtgaggtggctcatgcctgtaatcctagctctctgggaggctaagataggtggattccttgagctcaggagtttgagactagcctaagccagTCTCTTTTAGAGATGAGCGagacatctctaaaaaatagccaggtgtgggtggtgcctgtggctcaaggagtagggcgctggtcccatatgccggaggtggcgggttcaaacccagccccagccaaaaaacacacacacacacacacacacacacaaaatagccaggtgttatggtgggcgcctgtagtcccagctacttggtttgtttgttttttgcagtttttgggcagggctgggtttgaacccaccacgtccagcatatgaggctggtgccctactcctttgagccacaggtgccgcccaatcccagctacttgggaggctgaggcaagagatttgcttgaacccaagagtttgaagttgctgtgagctgtgatattatagcactctactaaggacaacaAATTgagactgcctaaaaaaaaaaaatgctatgctTCTTAGGCAAGTATGTAAGAGGCCAATTTGGTATATCTTTAACACCTTGCCATCTTCCTACTGGGTGGCAATCTAAGAGAAAAATACTCAAAGGtcctgcatggtggctcacgcttctaatcctagcattctggaaggccaaggcaagtggattgcctgagctcaggagttcacagactagcctgaccaagagtgaaatccctgtctctaaaaaaaccccccaaaatagcAAGaaattgtggcaggtacctgtagtgccagatacttgggaagctgagtcaagaggttcacttgagcccaagagtttgaggctgttgtgaacTATCACACCATGGTACTTTAGTGAGGGTGAGAAAGCGAGAATCTGCCAcagaaaaaccaaaccaaaacaaaacaaacaaacaaaaaaactcaaaggAGCTGACAGGCCAAAAGTATCTGAGAATCAGAGCTGCTTTCCAGGGATTGGAAGATTTATTACATATGATAATTTTATGAGATAGGCTGTACTAATTTCCTTTCAAAATGCTAAATAATATAGACTACACCTGCATAGAGTGCCAAAATGAAAGATTTGTGGTCGTAGATATCAGTTACCTTAAGACCACGGAGTTACACCTGTGAAACATTACTAGTACTTAGGAAGCCTGTATCACAATGAAGGGGTCTGAGATtgattttaatactttaaaagcagcagtttattttaaatttatttatttaaatttatttaatatttattacatttttttaatttaattattttttctttttgagacagtctcactttgctgccagCAGTACAGTGccgtagagtcatagctcacagcaacctcaaactcttgggctcagagaattctcttgcctcagcctctcaagtaggtggaactacaggtgcctgccagctatttttagaaatggggtcttgctcagtctggtctt is a window of Nycticebus coucang isolate mNycCou1 chromosome 18, mNycCou1.pri, whole genome shotgun sequence DNA encoding:
- the LOC128569792 gene encoding ADP-ribosylation factor-like protein 4A is translated as MGNGLSDQTSILSSLPSFQSFHIVILGLDCAGKTTVLYRLQFNEFVNTVPTKGFNTEKIKVTLGNSKTVTFHFWDVGGQEKLRPLWKSYTRCTDGIVFVVDSVDVERMEEAKTELHKITRISENQGVPVLIVANKQDLRNSLSLSEIEKLLAMGELSSSTPWHLQPTCAIIGDGLKEGLEKLHDMIIKRRKMLRQQKKKR